From Candidatus Latescibacter sp., a single genomic window includes:
- a CDS encoding aromatic aminobenezylarsenical efflux permease ArsG family transporter, with amino-acid sequence MESPLTGIVTALWLGVLTSLSPCPLTTNIAAISFIGKRVGNIGSVLFSGLTYTAGRVLTYLVIGIITVTGLLSIPVISFFLQQNMGKILGPLLFLTGVLMLGIIPLNLIWTGVNVNGERFAKRTDAWSAGFMGIVFALAFCPVSAALFFGSLIPLAVKQGSPVAMPVLYGIGTGLPVLLFAVLLAFSAKSVGKAFHLLNHFERWARRITGMVLIVVGIYLSMQNIFGVTMP; translated from the coding sequence ATGGAATCCCCGCTGACAGGCATCGTTACCGCTTTATGGCTGGGCGTACTTACCTCCCTGAGCCCCTGCCCGCTGACTACCAACATCGCCGCTATTTCTTTTATCGGGAAGAGGGTTGGGAACATCGGGAGCGTTCTCTTTTCCGGTTTGACGTATACTGCCGGAAGGGTGCTGACCTACCTTGTAATCGGTATTATTACTGTGACAGGACTTTTGTCCATACCGGTTATTTCTTTCTTTCTCCAGCAAAACATGGGAAAAATCCTCGGCCCTCTTCTTTTTCTGACCGGCGTTCTTATGTTGGGAATCATTCCCCTGAACCTTATTTGGACGGGAGTTAATGTGAACGGGGAAAGATTTGCAAAAAGAACCGATGCCTGGAGCGCCGGTTTCATGGGTATCGTGTTTGCCCTTGCCTTCTGCCCCGTGTCGGCGGCTCTCTTTTTCGGGAGCCTGATACCATTGGCAGTCAAGCAGGGATCGCCGGTCGCCATGCCCGTTCTCTACGGTATCGGAACGGGGCTCCCGGTTCTTTTGTTTGCCGTGCTCCTGGCGTTCAGCGCAAAATCGGTGGGGAAGGCTTTCCACTTGCTCAATCATTTCGAGCGCTGGGCAAGGAGAATTACGGGGATGGTCTTAATTGTTGTCGGGATATACCTGTCGATGCAGAATATTTTTGGAGTAACGATGCCTTAG